The Etheostoma spectabile isolate EspeVRDwgs_2016 chromosome 1, UIUC_Espe_1.0, whole genome shotgun sequence genome has a segment encoding these proteins:
- the galnt2 gene encoding polypeptide N-acetylgalactosaminyltransferase 2, translating into MRRKSRILLCFAVLWVLGIAYYFYSGTALSRKDDVDSSDSSSRSKAHMSEYKTHSLETLPPGKVRWQDFDQDLYVGATVVRPGQDPYARNKFNQVESDKLRMDRAVPDTRHDHCRHKQWKSDLPASSVVITFHNEARSALLRTVVSVLKKSPSHLVKEIILVDDYSDNAEDGALLGKIEKVRVLRNDRREGLMRSRVRGADAATAPVLTFLDSHCECNDHWLEPLLERVAEDKSRVVSPIIDVINMDNFQYVGASADLKGGFDWNLVFKWDYMTLEQRRGRQGNPIAPIKTPMIAGGLFVMDKEYFELLGKYDMMMDVWGGENLEISFRVWQCGGSLEIIPCSRVGHVFRKQHPYTFPGGSGTVFARNTRRAAEVWMDEYKNFYYAAVPSARNVPYGNIQSRLEMKKRLGCKPFKWYLENVYPELRVPDHQDIAFGALQQGGNCLDTLGHFADGVVGVYECHNAGGNQEWALTKDKSVKHMDLCLTVVDRTAGSLIKLQGCRENDSRQKWEQIESNSKLRHVGSNLCLDSHSARMGGLTVEVCSLTLNQQWKFTLNLQS; encoded by the exons gatGATGTGGACTCCAGTGACTCGTCCAGCAGGAGCAAAGCTCACATGTCTGAGTACAAGACTCACAGCCTGGAGACTCTGCCGCCAG GTAAGGTGCGCTGGCAGGATTTTGACCAGGATCTGTACGTTGGAGCCACGGTGGTCCGACCGGGTCAAGATCCGTATGCCAGGAACAAGTTCAACCAGGTGGAGAGTGACAAGCTCCGTATGGACAGAGCCGTGCCTGATACGAGACATGACCA TTGCAGACATAAACAATGGAAGTCAGACCTGCCGGCCTCCAGCGTCGTCATCACTTTCCACAATGAAGCTCGCTCTGCTCTGCTGCGGACTGTGGTCAG TGTCCTGAAGAAAAGTCCATCTCACTTGGTCAAAGAGATCATTCTGGTTGATGATTACAGTGATAATG CGGAGGACGGAGCGCTGCTGGGGAAAATTGAAAAAGTGCGCGTGCTGAGAAATGATCGCAGAGAAG GACTGATGCGTTCGAGGGTCCGTGGTGCAGACGCCGCTACGGCACCGGTCCTTACATTCTTGGACTCTCACTGTGAGTGTAATGACCACTGGCTAGAGCCGCTACTGGAGAGAGTGGCTGAG GACAAGAGCAGAGTAGTTTCTCCTATCATTGATGTCATCAACATGGACAACTTTCAGTACGTAGGAGCCTCAGCTGATCTGAAAGGAG gttttgACTGGAATTTGGTGTTTAAATGGGACTACATGACTCTAGAGCAGAGACGAGGCAGACAAGGCAACCCCATTGCTCCCATAAA AACTCCAATGATAGCAGGAGGTCTATTTGTCATGGACAAGGAATACTTTGAGCTTCTGGGAAAGTATGACATGATGATGGATGTATGGGGAGGTGAAAACCTTG AGATCTCGTTTCGAGTGTGGCAATGTGGTGGCAGTCTGGAGATCATCCCCTGTAGCAGAGTTGGCCATGTTTTTAGAAAGCAACATCCATACACCTTCCCTGGGGGCAGTGGGACTGTGTTTgcaag GAACACGAGGAGAGCAGCAGAGGTGTGGATGGATGAGTACAAAAACTTCTACTATGCTGCTGTCCCCTCAGCGAGAAATGTCCCCTATGGAAA tATCCAGAGTCGTTTGGAGATGAAGAAGAGATTAGGTTGCAAGCCATTCAAATGGTACCTGGAGAATGTCTACCCTGAACTGCG agtCCCAGACCACCAGGACATAGCGTTTGGAGCCTTGCAGCAGGGAGGAAACTGTCTGGACACCCTGGGTCATTTTGCTGACGGGGTGGTGGGGGTCTATGAATGCCACAATGCTGGGGGAAACCAG gaGTGGGCCCTGACTAAGGATAAGTCAGTCAAACACATGGACTTGTGTCTGACTGTGGTGGACAGAACGGCCGGCTCCCTCATCAAACTTCAAGGGTGTCGAGAGAACGACAGCAGACAG AAATGGGAGCAGATTGAATCCAACTCCAAGCTTCGTCACGTTGGCAGTAACCTCTGTCTGGACAGCCACAGTGCCAGGATGGGCGGACTCACTGTGGAGGTCTGCAGCCTGACCCTCAACCAACAGTGGAAGTTCACCCTCAATTTGCAATCATAG